One Acidobacteriota bacterium genomic region harbors:
- a CDS encoding nuclear transport factor 2 family protein, whose amino-acid sequence MIFKLTRTVWTKAVLFGLLMICPAVCVAQSPETEAVKIPIENYFKAQATGDAEYIKKAFHPEAKLFFVREGKFSQFTLVEFAGRFTGKPAPDEAQRKRRIDSIDITGNVAVVKVVLEYPTVTFTRKNARKPRPQPRSGRAGMNRSRKKSCPTEVASL is encoded by the coding sequence ATGATTTTCAAGTTAACCAGAACCGTGTGGACAAAGGCGGTGCTTTTTGGGCTGTTGATGATTTGTCCCGCAGTGTGTGTCGCTCAATCACCTGAAACCGAGGCCGTCAAGATTCCGATTGAAAACTATTTCAAGGCTCAAGCCACGGGTGATGCCGAATACATCAAAAAAGCATTCCACCCGGAAGCCAAACTGTTTTTCGTCCGTGAAGGGAAATTTTCACAATTCACTCTGGTGGAGTTTGCGGGACGATTTACTGGGAAACCAGCACCCGACGAAGCCCAACGCAAACGCCGAATTGACTCGATTGATATCACCGGCAATGTCGCCGTGGTCAAAGTGGTGCTGGAATATCCCACCGTGACCTTTACCAGAAAAAATGCGAGAAAGCCCCGCCCTCAACCGCGAAGCGGTCGGGCGGGGATGAATCGCAGCCGAAAAAAGAGTTGCCCTACCGAGGTGGCAAGTTTATAG
- a CDS encoding nuclear transport factor 2 family protein codes for MSMLKIEGEWKIVNKTFHA; via the coding sequence ATGTCCATGCTCAAAATTGAAGGCGAATGGAAAATTGTCAACAAAACCTTTCACGCCTAG
- a CDS encoding AarF/ABC1/UbiB kinase family protein, with amino-acid sequence MSKRSLKFNKKLDPVQEAANAERAYNAFMKLLALAPDELHGEFFDLLGDEDRLTNLDQTRERLNGLISQLDLESNRKEIVDVLLELIPVEELVPEVYQKYKPMVVDAGNIILSRLSRERLQTKLVEQLMTPLEASVQERLLTLIARMPTLQKLGQIIARNHNLDPEFRHRLQELENSIRDVTHESIVQRVQEELKSQIESYKIKVSPRILAEASVCAVVPFTWKAPGGERKRGVFKVLKPFIMKYWEEELKTLEALAIHFDHNRASYGLPTVGFKELLREVRDLLKREVKLHFEQERLRDATRFYSDHADVRVPELLPMRTKAITGMEFLSGMKVTIAAKKNPHLRDRIAQLVIDKLILSVIFYPQEEALFHADPHAGNLFYEPETDELALFDWGLSCLIDRETRRFIVQLILGFFLRDAKRVFKSTCKLTTGKQGPEQQEIIRRKVQEIIDELPLFPLVRIDALTRLLDELILEGIRFPAALLMFRKSLFTIIGVIHDVDSTFHLDWHVTRYLLGQIIGEIPERLRHMPWSREYPSQISTWELQQILFGLSRNLARVGLVTTQFLAELGLDWAGDVVSRFLGGTSETMAEAPAE; translated from the coding sequence ATGTCCAAGCGTTCGCTCAAATTCAATAAGAAACTGGACCCGGTCCAGGAAGCGGCCAATGCCGAGCGGGCTTATAATGCTTTTATGAAATTGCTGGCACTCGCACCTGACGAATTGCATGGGGAATTTTTTGATTTGTTGGGTGATGAAGATCGCCTGACCAATTTGGACCAGACCAGAGAACGGTTGAATGGGTTGATTTCGCAGCTTGATCTGGAAAGCAACCGGAAGGAAATCGTGGATGTACTTTTGGAACTGATTCCAGTTGAAGAACTGGTCCCCGAAGTGTACCAAAAATACAAACCAATGGTGGTTGACGCCGGGAACATCATTTTAAGCCGGTTAAGTCGTGAGCGATTGCAAACCAAGCTGGTCGAACAGTTGATGACGCCGCTTGAAGCATCGGTCCAGGAACGGTTGCTGACGTTGATCGCCCGCATGCCCACGCTCCAAAAACTGGGCCAGATCATTGCCCGCAACCATAACCTGGATCCTGAATTCCGGCATCGGTTGCAGGAACTGGAAAACAGCATCCGCGACGTCACGCATGAATCAATCGTCCAGCGGGTTCAGGAAGAACTGAAATCCCAGATTGAGTCCTACAAAATCAAAGTCAGCCCCAGGATTTTGGCCGAAGCCAGCGTTTGCGCGGTGGTGCCATTTACCTGGAAAGCCCCTGGAGGCGAGCGTAAACGCGGTGTGTTCAAAGTCCTCAAGCCGTTCATTATGAAGTACTGGGAAGAAGAGTTGAAAACCCTCGAAGCCCTGGCCATCCATTTTGACCACAATCGGGCGAGCTATGGCCTGCCAACTGTTGGATTTAAAGAACTTCTACGGGAAGTGCGCGATTTGCTCAAACGCGAAGTCAAGCTCCATTTCGAACAGGAACGGCTCCGCGACGCAACACGGTTTTATTCCGACCACGCGGATGTTCGCGTTCCAGAACTGCTGCCGATGCGCACCAAAGCCATTACCGGAATGGAATTTCTCTCAGGGATGAAAGTCACGATAGCCGCAAAAAAGAATCCTCATCTGCGTGACCGAATTGCACAACTGGTGATTGATAAATTGATTTTGTCGGTGATTTTCTACCCACAGGAAGAAGCGCTATTCCACGCCGATCCGCACGCCGGCAATTTGTTTTATGAGCCGGAAACGGATGAACTGGCACTCTTTGACTGGGGATTGAGCTGTCTAATTGATCGCGAAACCCGGCGCTTCATCGTGCAGTTGATTTTGGGATTTTTCCTGCGAGACGCCAAACGAGTCTTTAAGTCCACGTGCAAGTTGACCACGGGTAAACAGGGACCCGAACAACAGGAAATCATCCGGCGCAAGGTTCAGGAAATCATTGACGAACTGCCGCTCTTCCCGCTGGTGCGTATTGACGCCTTGACCCGGTTGCTGGACGAACTGATTTTGGAAGGCATTCGATTTCCAGCCGCCCTGTTGATGTTCCGCAAGAGCCTGTTTACGATTATCGGGGTGATCCACGACGTAGACTCGACCTTCCACCTCGACTGGCACGTGACCCGATACCTGCTGGGACAAATTATCGGAGAAATTCCCGAACGACTGCGACATATGCCCTGGTCCCGCGAGTACCCGAGCCAGATTTCCACCTGGGAACTGCAACAGATTTTGTTTGGGCTTTCGCGCAATCTGGCCCGCGTCGGGTTGGTCACAACGCAATTCCTGGCTGAACTGGGCCTTGATTGGGCCGGAGATGTGGTCAGCCGCTTCCTGGGCGGAACTTCAGAGACCATGGCCGAAGCACCGGCGGAATGA
- a CDS encoding gliding-motility protein MglA, protein MVAINMATREISCKVVYYGPGLGGKTTNVRHIYETAAPHTRGKLVTLDTDTERTLFFDFMPLELGEIRGFRTRFHLYTVPGQYHYKASRKLIVRGLDGVVFVADSQFERMDANIEMLNDLAEHLQEQGLDFYRVPYVLQLNKRDAPGIIPVREMKRELMRKNEQVIEATASQGIGVFETLKAIAKLVLTELRNNNQQPQTMRM, encoded by the coding sequence ATGGTGGCAATCAATATGGCAACTCGCGAAATTAGTTGCAAAGTGGTGTACTACGGGCCTGGTCTGGGCGGAAAAACAACCAATGTCCGGCACATTTACGAGACCGCCGCGCCGCACACCCGAGGCAAACTGGTCACACTCGATACCGACACTGAACGGACCCTGTTTTTTGACTTTATGCCGCTGGAACTGGGGGAAATTCGGGGATTCAGGACCCGGTTTCATCTCTACACCGTGCCGGGCCAGTACCATTACAAAGCCAGTCGGAAATTGATTGTTCGTGGATTAGATGGTGTTGTGTTTGTTGCCGACAGCCAGTTTGAGCGCATGGATGCGAATATCGAAATGCTCAATGATCTGGCGGAACACTTGCAGGAACAAGGGCTGGATTTTTATCGGGTACCGTATGTGCTCCAACTTAACAAGCGGGATGCGCCTGGGATTATTCCCGTCCGCGAGATGAAACGCGAGTTGATGCGCAAAAACGAACAGGTGATCGAGGCCACAGCCAGCCAGGGAATCGGAGTATTTGAAACCTTAAAAGCGATTGCCAAACTGGTTTTGACCGAACTCCGCAATAACAACCAGCAGCCGCAAACCATGCGAATGTAG